In Geobacter anodireducens, a genomic segment contains:
- the rph gene encoding ribonuclease PH (RNase PH; tRNA nucleotidyltransferase; forms hexamers in Bacillus subtilis; phosphoroltic 3'-5' exoribonuclease; involved in maturation of tRNA precursors and removes terminal nucleotides near CCA acceptor arms of mature tRNAs) — protein MRSDGRSSAALRHIRITRKYIKHAEGSVLVEFGDTKVLCTASVEESVPPFLRGKGGGWVTAEYSMLPRATHTRSPREAAKGKLGGRTHEIQRLIGRSLRAVTDLTLLGERSVLIDCDVIQADGGTRTASITGAYVALVDAFRWLVAQGTIAALPVREAVAAVSVGIVNGEVFLDLNYVEDSRADVDMNFVMTSSGRFVEVQGTAEAEPFTCVQMDEMRSLAMIGIERLMAIQQEALEQ, from the coding sequence AGACGGCCGCAGTTCCGCAGCACTCAGACACATCCGGATTACACGAAAGTATATCAAGCATGCCGAAGGCTCTGTACTTGTTGAATTCGGCGACACGAAAGTTTTGTGCACTGCCTCAGTGGAGGAGTCGGTGCCCCCCTTCCTGCGCGGCAAGGGGGGGGGATGGGTAACGGCAGAGTATTCCATGCTGCCGCGGGCTACCCATACGCGATCTCCTCGCGAGGCGGCCAAAGGGAAGTTGGGGGGAAGGACCCATGAGATACAGCGTCTCATCGGCCGCTCCCTGAGGGCCGTCACTGATTTGACGCTCCTTGGCGAGCGAAGCGTGCTGATTGATTGTGACGTGATACAGGCTGATGGAGGTACGCGGACAGCTTCCATTACAGGTGCCTACGTCGCCTTGGTTGACGCGTTTCGATGGCTCGTAGCGCAGGGGACTATCGCGGCCCTGCCGGTCCGGGAGGCGGTCGCCGCCGTCAGTGTCGGGATAGTCAACGGGGAAGTGTTTCTTGATCTGAACTACGTAGAGGACTCACGTGCCGATGTCGATATGAATTTTGTCATGACTTCGTCGGGCCGTTTCGTGGAAGTGCAGGGAACCGCCGAGGCTGAACCCTTCACCTGTGTCCAGATGGATGAGATGCGGTCCCTCGCCATGATTGGCATCGAGCGGCTTATGGCCATCCAACAAGAGGCACTGGAACAGTGA
- a CDS encoding non-canonical purine NTP pyrophosphatase, which produces MTRLVVATRNKGKLREIAAILSGLPFMLLSLDDFPDFPEVEEDGATFEENALKKASMAAMVTGLPALADDSGLVVDALGGKPGVYSARYSGESASDEANNTKLLSELATVPYAERTAAFRCTIALCIPGGERYTFSGELRGVILDSPRGTGGFGYDPLFFVSENGATMAELSLEVKNAVSHRGKALALLKGHLGRQAGE; this is translated from the coding sequence GTGACCCGGTTGGTAGTGGCAACCCGCAACAAGGGCAAATTGCGAGAGATTGCAGCAATTCTCAGCGGGTTACCCTTCATGCTGCTGTCGCTGGATGATTTTCCGGATTTTCCTGAAGTGGAAGAGGATGGCGCGACGTTTGAGGAGAATGCCTTGAAAAAGGCTTCAATGGCCGCCATGGTTACAGGGCTTCCAGCGCTTGCCGATGACTCGGGACTCGTTGTTGACGCACTTGGTGGAAAGCCGGGCGTTTACTCTGCCCGCTACTCGGGTGAGAGCGCCAGCGACGAAGCAAATAATACAAAGCTGTTGAGCGAGTTGGCAACAGTGCCTTACGCGGAACGCACGGCCGCCTTCCGGTGTACCATCGCCTTGTGTATTCCCGGCGGAGAGAGATACACCTTCAGCGGGGAACTGCGGGGGGTAATCCTTGATTCGCCGCGCGGCACTGGAGGGTTCGGCTATGATCCGCTCTTTTTCGTCTCTGAAAATGGAGCAACCATGGCAGAGCTCTCCCTTGAGGTCAAGAATGCCGTCAGTCACAGGGGCAAAGCTCTTGCACTTCTGAAGGGCCATCTCGGTCGGCAGGCGGGTGAATAA